Proteins from a genomic interval of Methanofollis formosanus:
- a CDS encoding ATP-binding protein codes for MSVFLDRERELSQLHERYQSDGAEFMVLYGRRRVGKSELIDQFLRTSRGIHLIAREESKQLQLRKFSADLSAYFQDPFLQKNGFSDWDSFFEYLIQHADPRVVVAIDEFPYLIKEDPSLPSVLQEYWDTHLKNTSIFLILSGSSISMMESATMDYKSPLFGRRTGQILLHPLRFIHVLDYLGDMKKAVEFYAVFGGTPAYLMAADPEENILKNIEEKVMREDSFLFRDVDFVLRTELVEPRYYFSILYSLAQGNNRIGLICNDTGLSKSVVNKYLSILIDLKLVHRRIPVTEGQKSRKGLYFLSDNLFDFWFSFVNPYLDTLERGNAPLIVDRYVRPHFARYVGKHFEGMVTDLFDSFNRHGLLPFVFTRIGSWWHRGEEIDIVCLAEDEHRILFCECKWQDGVDATEVIAGLRRKAPLVSWHNDRRKECFCVVARSFSRRADGEDICLDLDDCTALVEKVRTGKE; via the coding sequence ATGAGTGTCTTCCTCGACCGGGAGCGGGAACTCTCCCAGCTCCATGAGCGATACCAGAGCGACGGTGCGGAGTTCATGGTGCTCTACGGCAGGCGGCGGGTCGGAAAAAGCGAACTCATCGATCAGTTCCTCCGTACCTCCAGAGGAATCCACCTGATCGCCAGGGAGGAATCAAAACAACTGCAACTCAGAAAATTTTCTGCAGACCTGAGTGCCTACTTCCAGGATCCCTTCCTTCAAAAAAACGGTTTTTCCGACTGGGACAGTTTTTTCGAGTATCTCATCCAGCACGCAGATCCCCGTGTCGTGGTCGCCATCGACGAATTCCCTTATCTGATCAAGGAAGACCCCTCGCTTCCCTCGGTGCTACAGGAATACTGGGATACGCACCTGAAAAATACCTCGATTTTTCTCATCCTCTCAGGGTCGAGCATATCGATGATGGAGTCTGCGACCATGGACTATAAAAGTCCCCTTTTTGGCAGGAGAACCGGGCAGATCCTCCTGCACCCTCTCAGGTTCATCCATGTGCTCGATTACCTTGGGGACATGAAGAAGGCGGTCGAGTTCTACGCGGTCTTTGGAGGGACGCCGGCATACCTCATGGCTGCCGATCCGGAAGAGAACATCCTGAAAAATATCGAAGAGAAGGTGATGAGGGAAGATTCGTTTCTCTTCAGGGATGTGGATTTCGTCCTCAGGACCGAACTTGTCGAGCCAAGGTATTACTTCTCTATCCTCTACTCTCTCGCACAGGGGAACAACAGGATAGGCCTCATCTGCAACGATACCGGGCTTTCCAAGAGTGTCGTCAACAAGTACCTCTCGATCCTTATCGATCTGAAACTGGTGCACCGACGCATCCCTGTGACCGAAGGGCAGAAGAGCAGAAAAGGTCTCTACTTCCTCTCAGACAACCTTTTTGACTTCTGGTTTTCGTTCGTCAATCCCTACCTCGATACGCTTGAGCGCGGCAACGCACCACTGATCGTGGACCGATACGTGCGGCCGCACTTTGCGCGGTACGTCGGCAAGCACTTCGAGGGCATGGTGACGGACCTCTTCGACTCCTTCAATCGGCACGGCCTCCTGCCGTTCGTCTTCACCAGAATCGGGAGTTGGTGGCACCGGGGAGAGGAGATCGATATCGTCTGCCTCGCCGAGGACGAACACCGGATCCTCTTCTGCGAGTGTAAGTGGCAGGACGGGGTCGATGCCACCGAGGTCATCGCCGGGCTACGGCGGAAAGCACCTCTGGTTTCATGGCATAACGACCGGCGGAAGGAGTGTTTCTGCGTCGTTGCGCGGTCGTTCTCGCGCAGGGCCGACGGCGAGGATATCTGTCTCGACCTCGATGATTGTACGGCACTTGTGGAGAAAGTGCGGACAGGGAAGGAATGA
- a CDS encoding aldehyde dehydrogenase family protein, with protein sequence MKMLIGGEWKAAASGREMEVVNPATWETVGTVPSGGHEDAGAAVDAAGEAFAPWADLPPVERGKVLFRTAVLVREETERLAATLVAEQGKPLREATDEVRGFAHVLEYYAGLSSSLYGESINTKAYGRIIVERRPLGVCAGIIPWNMPVMIAGWKIGPALTAGNTMVLKPASTTPLTTLAIGDLFLKAGLPAGVLNIVTGPGETLGEALVTHPVVRKVSFTGEIGTGRHVAETAAQTMKHVTLELGGSDPMIVCDDADLAVAAAGAAGGRFYNCGQTCTAVKRVYVFSDVADRFRELLVEKTRAITVGDGMEKGVRMGPLNNAAGLERIETVVEDVRDEAEVLVGGKRPEGKGFFYEPTLITGLPVDAPSLREEVFGPVLPVVEVEDLDEAVAAANGTRYGLGASIWTKDLGRAERGCRDLEAGIVWVNQHLKAPPETPFGGVKWSGTGRENGPHALERYTEEKALLIRS encoded by the coding sequence ATGAAGATGCTCATCGGCGGAGAATGGAAGGCGGCAGCGAGCGGCAGGGAGATGGAGGTGGTCAACCCGGCGACCTGGGAGACGGTCGGGACGGTCCCCTCGGGCGGGCACGAGGATGCCGGTGCGGCGGTGGACGCCGCGGGCGAGGCGTTCGCGCCGTGGGCCGACCTCCCGCCGGTCGAGCGGGGGAAGGTCCTTTTCAGGACGGCGGTGCTGGTGCGCGAGGAGACGGAGCGCCTGGCGGCCACCCTTGTTGCAGAGCAGGGTAAACCCCTACGGGAGGCGACCGACGAGGTGCGGGGTTTCGCGCATGTCCTGGAGTACTACGCGGGACTTTCGTCGTCGCTGTACGGCGAGAGCATCAACACGAAGGCCTACGGCCGGATCATTGTCGAGCGGCGTCCCCTGGGAGTCTGTGCCGGGATCATCCCCTGGAATATGCCGGTGATGATCGCGGGCTGGAAGATCGGGCCGGCCCTGACTGCCGGGAACACCATGGTCCTCAAACCGGCGAGCACCACGCCGCTGACGACCCTGGCCATCGGCGACCTCTTCTTGAAGGCAGGGTTGCCGGCCGGGGTGCTCAATATCGTCACTGGCCCTGGCGAGACGCTGGGCGAGGCCCTGGTCACGCATCCAGTGGTCAGGAAGGTCTCGTTCACCGGCGAGATCGGGACCGGGCGGCACGTGGCCGAGACGGCGGCCCAGACGATGAAGCATGTGACCCTGGAACTCGGCGGGAGCGATCCGATGATCGTCTGCGACGACGCCGACCTCGCGGTCGCCGCGGCCGGGGCGGCGGGCGGGCGGTTCTACAACTGCGGGCAGACCTGCACGGCGGTGAAGCGGGTGTATGTCTTCTCGGATGTCGCCGACCGGTTCAGGGAACTGCTCGTCGAGAAGACGCGGGCGATCACCGTCGGAGACGGCATGGAGAAGGGGGTGCGGATGGGCCCGCTGAACAACGCGGCCGGGCTCGAGCGGATCGAGACGGTGGTCGAGGACGTGCGGGACGAGGCGGAGGTCCTCGTCGGCGGGAAGAGGCCGGAGGGGAAGGGGTTCTTCTATGAGCCGACGCTGATCACCGGCCTTCCCGTCGACGCCCCCTCCCTCCGCGAGGAGGTCTTCGGCCCGGTGCTCCCGGTCGTGGAGGTCGAAGACCTCGACGAGGCGGTGGCGGCGGCGAACGGAACCCGCTACGGTCTCGGGGCATCGATCTGGACGAAAGATCTCGGGCGGGCCGAACGCGGCTGCCGTGACCTGGAGGCCGGCATCGTCTGGGTGAACCAGCACCTCAAGGCACCGCCGGAGACGCCGTTTGGCGGGGTGAAGTGGAGCGGCACCGGACGGGAGAACGGACCGCACGCGCTTGAGCGCTATACCGAGGAGAAGGCGCTGTTGATCCGGTCGTGA
- a CDS encoding ribonuclease III family protein, which translates to MEWTRKIELTEFLAQPGIGVTDLDDEAIARFDQAMTHRSYAYEHPLGPLLPRPDYERIEFLGDRVLNFIVAEYLFSHFDCSEGALSKRMEATKNEHLGTIVPATGIGLEQHILLGAGQPLTRSIIADVFEAFICALYLHLGLDRTREIVLGLIADDVLHFDPGGNVIGRLQEHLQQECCEMPEYHILGREGPDHAPTFACAVTVPGILSARGLGRSKADARRAAARKALAAMEDRAGA; encoded by the coding sequence ATGGAATGGACCAGAAAAATAGAACTCACAGAATTTCTTGCACAGCCCGGGATCGGCGTCACCGACCTCGACGACGAGGCCATCGCACGCTTCGACCAGGCCATGACGCACCGGTCCTACGCCTACGAACATCCCCTCGGTCCTCTCCTGCCCCGCCCCGACTACGAGCGGATCGAGTTCCTCGGCGACCGCGTCCTCAACTTTATCGTGGCCGAATACCTCTTCAGCCACTTCGACTGCTCTGAAGGGGCGCTCTCCAAACGGATGGAAGCGACCAAGAACGAGCACCTCGGGACGATCGTCCCCGCGACCGGGATCGGGCTCGAACAGCACATCCTCCTCGGCGCAGGCCAGCCCCTCACCCGCTCGATCATCGCCGACGTCTTCGAGGCCTTCATCTGCGCCCTCTATCTCCACCTCGGCCTCGACCGGACGCGCGAGATCGTCCTCGGGCTCATCGCCGATGACGTCCTCCACTTCGACCCCGGCGGCAACGTCATCGGCAGACTCCAGGAACATCTCCAGCAGGAGTGCTGCGAGATGCCGGAGTACCACATCCTCGGGCGCGAAGGCCCGGACCATGCCCCGACCTTCGCCTGTGCGGTCACTGTCCCCGGCATCCTCTCGGCCAGGGGCCTGGGCCGGAGCAAGGCCGACGCCAGGCGGGCCGCCGCGAGGAAGGCCCTCGCCGCCATGGAAGACCGGGCCGGCGCCTGA
- the speD gene encoding S-adenosylmethionine decarboxylase translates to MTTWDALSDDEIIEQFRERGSWGLYTSVDLKDCDPETIRDADAIRRFIVELCDLIDMKRFGEPTVVHFGPNEKVAGYSMTQLIETSLVSGHFANETNAAYLDIFSCKEYGPKKMGEFCKQFFGASSMTTHVLFRD, encoded by the coding sequence GGACGCCCTCTCTGACGACGAAATCATCGAGCAGTTCAGAGAGCGGGGCTCCTGGGGGCTGTACACCAGTGTCGACCTCAAGGACTGCGACCCTGAGACGATCAGAGACGCCGACGCGATCAGACGGTTTATCGTTGAGCTCTGCGACCTCATCGACATGAAGCGTTTCGGCGAGCCGACCGTCGTCCACTTCGGCCCGAACGAGAAGGTCGCCGGTTACTCGATGACCCAGCTCATCGAGACCTCCCTTGTCTCCGGCCACTTCGCGAACGAGACCAACGCCGCCTACCTCGACATCTTCTCCTGCAAGGAATACGGCCCCAAGAAGATGGGAGAGTTCTGCAAGCAGTTCTTCGGCGCCAGCTCGATGACCACCCACGTGCTCTTCAGGGACTGA